In one window of Romboutsia hominis DNA:
- a CDS encoding YhcH/YjgK/YiaL family protein: MIFGNIKHIKNYPNLSKDLLRCFEYANENDLNRYEKGTYTIDEKDIFVNIVEYETYEKEERFWEAHKKYIDIHLMIDGCERIDLNFIEQLTQKDYEEESDFLPLEGENNGYVELRKGNFLICYPEDAHMTAIKVNEKEYVKKAIFKIIIR; the protein is encoded by the coding sequence ATGATATTTGGCAATATAAAGCATATAAAAAATTATCCTAACTTAAGTAAAGACCTACTTAGATGTTTTGAATATGCTAATGAAAATGATTTGAATAGATATGAAAAAGGGACATATACTATAGATGAAAAAGATATATTTGTAAATATAGTAGAATATGAAACTTATGAGAAAGAAGAAAGATTTTGGGAAGCTCATAAAAAGTACATAGATATTCATTTAATGATAGATGGATGCGAAAGAATTGACTTAAATTTCATAGAACAATTAACTCAAAAAGATTATGAAGAAGAATCGGACTTTTTACCTCTAGAAGGTGAAAATAATGGATATGTAGAATTAAGAAAAGGAAATTTCTTGATTTGCTATCCAGAAGATGCTCACATGACAGCTATAAAAGTAAATGAAAAAGAATATGTAAAGAAAGCTATATTTAAAATTATAATAAGATAA
- a CDS encoding cyclically-permuted mutarotase family protein: MRKLTKAMAIAISSTFILGASTMNYTGNAGGNDVDRILWEHGGDLEAQFGQDKNIGTAGLLAGKDGEYIIAGGGANFPDKPVLDGGAKKLYPDVYVLKEEDGRLKQVSHEKLNYEIGYGSSITDKEGVYYIGGSSNEKEADNVTLFTVNKKGKLKEKHIGDLPFTLSDGIAVKKDRYIYVGLGKQNGTPSNKMYRFDIKKGETKELAPMPGEATRNQAVAQILGDDIYVFSGGDKVAYTDGYKYNIKNNKWEKVSDIKINDNKISLLGASSVKLNEEEMLVIGGFNKEIYDDAVYNLDNLKGEELQAFRQKYFGADPQEFNWNENILIYNAEEDSWKTVGEIPFNAPCGAGLILNGNKIYSINGEVKPGVRTERTFVGTIINE; the protein is encoded by the coding sequence ATGAGAAAGCTAACAAAGGCTATGGCAATTGCAATTTCATCTACGTTTATACTAGGTGCAAGTACTATGAATTATACTGGAAATGCAGGTGGAAATGATGTAGATAGAATACTCTGGGAACATGGTGGTGACTTAGAGGCACAATTTGGACAAGATAAAAATATAGGTACTGCAGGTTTACTTGCGGGTAAAGATGGCGAATATATAATAGCTGGTGGAGGAGCAAATTTCCCAGATAAACCAGTTTTAGATGGAGGGGCTAAAAAGCTTTATCCAGATGTGTATGTACTAAAGGAAGAAGATGGAAGACTGAAGCAAGTTAGCCATGAAAAACTAAATTATGAAATTGGATATGGGAGCTCAATTACTGATAAAGAAGGGGTTTACTATATAGGTGGAAGTAGTAATGAAAAAGAAGCTGATAATGTAACTTTATTTACAGTTAATAAAAAAGGAAAACTTAAAGAAAAGCACATAGGAGATTTACCATTTACACTTAGCGATGGAATAGCAGTTAAAAAAGATAGATATATATATGTTGGTTTAGGAAAGCAAAATGGAACACCTAGTAATAAGATGTATAGATTTGACATAAAAAAAGGTGAGACTAAAGAGTTAGCACCTATGCCAGGAGAAGCAACTAGAAACCAAGCTGTAGCTCAAATATTAGGTGATGATATATATGTATTTAGTGGTGGAGATAAAGTAGCATATACAGATGGATATAAATATAACATAAAGAATAATAAATGGGAAAAGGTTTCTGATATTAAAATAAATGATAATAAAATATCTTTATTAGGAGCAAGCTCAGTGAAACTTAATGAAGAAGAAATGTTAGTTATAGGTGGATTTAATAAAGAAATATATGATGATGCAGTTTATAATCTAGATAACTTAAAAGGAGAAGAATTACAAGCCTTTAGACAAAAATATTTTGGTGCAGATCCTCAGGAATTTAATTGGAATGAAAATATATTAATATATAATGCAGAAGAAGATAGCTGGAAAACTGTAGGAGAAATTCCATTTAATGCACCTTGTGGAGCAGGTCTAATACTTAATGGAAATAAGATATATTCAATAAATGGGGAAGTAAAACCAGGTGTTAGAACAGAAAGAACTTTTGTAGGAACAATAATTAATGAGTAG
- a CDS encoding EamA family transporter, producing MSNWLFYALLAAISASFVTVFSKVGVTNLSPSLATSVRAVIMGVFLVLVSFIKGDFSNLSSLLSHKKDLLFLVFAGVSGALSWLFLNIALKAGKTWQVAPIDKLSVVLTVIFSILIFKEQISVKGIIGVLFIAIGTIFVALG from the coding sequence ATGAGTAATTGGTTATTTTATGCACTTTTAGCGGCTATCAGTGCAAGTTTTGTAACAGTTTTTTCTAAGGTGGGAGTAACTAACTTGTCTCCTTCACTAGCTACTAGTGTTAGAGCAGTTATAATGGGAGTATTTTTAGTATTAGTATCTTTTATAAAAGGAGATTTTTCTAATCTATCTTCTCTTTTAAGTCATAAAAAAGACTTACTATTCTTAGTATTTGCTGGCGTATCTGGTGCTTTGTCTTGGTTATTTTTAAATATAGCACTAAAGGCAGGTAAAACTTGGCAAGTAGCTCCTATTGATAAGTTATCTGTAGTTTTAACTGTAATTTTTTCTATTTTAATATTTAAAGAACAAATAAGTGTAAAAGGTATAATAGGCGTTTTATTTATAGCTATTGGTACTATATTTGTTGCCTTAGGATAA
- a CDS encoding creatininase, with amino-acid sequence MTLMAEMTWYEFNERKDKDVVILPIGSVEQHGPHLPLSTDTIISEGFSKLLGEKTNSIVMPSINYGYKSQPASGGGPLFPGTIDLNGTTLIELVKDILEELIRDGVRKIAIVNSHFENQAFLLEAIDLVSKFMPNDTKIIMMSWWDLISQDTIDKVFDEIEFPGWALEHAAITETSLILKFAPQLVHMDRLIDEKIEEVPTYHVYPIPKDLVPKSGLLAIGRTSSKEKGELIVNEALDKMVSIVNKEFIK; translated from the coding sequence ATGACACTAATGGCAGAAATGACATGGTATGAGTTTAATGAAAGAAAAGACAAAGATGTAGTAATATTACCTATAGGGTCTGTTGAACAACATGGACCACACTTACCATTATCTACAGATACTATAATATCTGAGGGATTCTCTAAATTATTAGGAGAAAAAACAAATTCTATAGTAATGCCTTCTATAAATTATGGATATAAATCTCAACCGGCATCAGGTGGAGGTCCATTATTTCCAGGTACTATAGATTTAAATGGAACTACTTTAATAGAGTTAGTAAAAGATATTTTAGAAGAGTTAATAAGAGATGGTGTAAGAAAAATAGCTATAGTAAACTCTCATTTTGAAAATCAAGCATTTTTACTAGAAGCCATAGATTTAGTAAGCAAATTTATGCCAAATGATACTAAAATAATAATGATGAGCTGGTGGGACTTAATAAGCCAAGATACTATTGATAAAGTATTTGATGAAATAGAGTTTCCAGGGTGGGCATTAGAACATGCAGCTATAACAGAGACTTCATTAATACTTAAATTTGCTCCACAACTAGTTCATATGGATAGATTAATAGATGAAAAAATAGAAGAAGTACCAACTTATCATGTATATCCAATACCAAAGGATTTAGTTCCAAAATCAGGATTATTAGCCATAGGAAGAACTAGTTCTAAAGAAAAAGGAGAACTAATAGTAAATGAAGCTTTAGACAAAATGGTTAGTATAGTAAACAAAGAATTTATAAAATAA
- a CDS encoding DNA topology modulation protein: MKIAIIGYSGSGKSTLARKLSKYYKAPVLFLDKVNFLPNWIERDRDEGRLIVCDFMKNDSWVIDGNYSDFFQKERLEQADKIIFLNFPRRICIYRALKRYFRYKNTTREDMAKGCIEKIDLEFIWWILYEGRTKEIRNHYKQIEQDFKNKIVVLKKAKEVNLFLQKITNS; this comes from the coding sequence ATGAAAATTGCAATAATTGGTTATAGTGGAAGTGGAAAATCCACACTTGCTAGGAAGCTTTCAAAATATTATAAGGCACCTGTTTTATTTCTCGACAAAGTTAATTTTTTGCCCAATTGGATTGAACGTGATAGAGATGAAGGGCGTTTGATAGTATGTGATTTTATGAAAAATGATTCTTGGGTGATAGATGGAAATTATAGTGATTTTTTTCAAAAAGAAAGATTAGAACAAGCTGATAAAATAATTTTTTTGAATTTTCCACGTAGAATTTGTATTTATAGAGCATTAAAGAGGTATTTTAGATACAAAAACACAACTCGTGAAGATATGGCTAAAGGATGTATAGAGAAAATTGACTTAGAATTTATTTGGTGGATTCTTTATGAAGGCCGCACTAAAGAAATACGCAATCATTATAAACAAATAGAACAAGATTTTAAAAATAAAATAGTAGTTTTGAAAAAAGCAAAAGAAGTTAATTTGTTTCTACAGAAAATAACAAATTCATAG
- a CDS encoding AI-2E family transporter, giving the protein MRDFKLKNQFILATYIIILSFLLLNIKTVGNVLNTTLSILKPFIIGLAIAFLLNVPMKSFENRLIGKIVKKYNIKNSKIIIRIISLILTLITIGLLLSAFINLVIPQLVKSTSSLISSIPQDIDSLQSYITTYMSHINISDNLHHSLLSGVDKMSDFMIKTLNYFISNIVGITFSITSIITNLLLGFVIAIYMLLSKDKLIVQFKKVIYGLLSENMADKIMSIIKLGDVKFSKFIVGQCTDGIVMGSLCFIGMTIFNMPYAILISTLIGITDLIPIFGTFLGAALSALILFMIKPVTALYFIIMIVIIQQVEGNFIYPFIVGNSIGLSSFWILVPIIIGSSMFGVLGILIGVPLFSMIYTLCGGYINNRIKSKNINIQK; this is encoded by the coding sequence ATGAGGGATTTTAAACTGAAAAATCAATTTATACTAGCAACTTATATAATTATATTATCCTTTTTATTATTAAATATAAAAACTGTAGGAAATGTTTTAAACACTACATTATCTATATTAAAACCTTTTATAATAGGATTAGCTATAGCATTTTTACTAAATGTACCTATGAAATCTTTTGAAAATAGATTAATAGGAAAAATTGTTAAAAAATATAATATAAAGAATTCAAAAATTATTATAAGGATAATATCATTAATATTAACACTTATAACAATAGGGCTATTATTAAGTGCATTTATAAACTTAGTAATACCACAATTAGTAAAAAGTACTTCAAGTTTAATAAGTAGTATTCCGCAGGATATAGACTCATTACAGTCTTATATAACAACTTATATGTCTCATATAAATATATCAGATAATTTACATCACAGTTTATTATCAGGAGTTGATAAGATGTCAGACTTTATGATAAAAACTTTAAATTATTTTATATCTAATATAGTTGGAATTACTTTTTCAATAACATCTATAATAACTAACTTATTATTAGGTTTTGTTATAGCCATATATATGTTACTTAGCAAAGACAAGCTTATAGTTCAATTTAAAAAGGTGATATATGGTCTTTTAAGTGAAAATATGGCAGATAAAATAATGAGCATTATTAAATTAGGAGATGTTAAATTTTCAAAATTTATAGTAGGACAATGTACAGATGGTATAGTTATGGGAAGTTTATGTTTTATAGGTATGACCATATTTAATATGCCTTATGCTATATTAATAAGTACATTAATAGGAATTACAGATTTAATACCGATATTTGGTACATTTTTAGGAGCAGCTCTTTCTGCTTTGATATTATTTATGATAAAACCTGTAACAGCACTTTACTTTATAATAATGATAGTTATAATTCAGCAAGTAGAAGGGAATTTTATATATCCATTTATAGTAGGAAATTCCATAGGATTATCATCATTTTGGATATTAGTTCCTATAATAATAGGTTCATCAATGTTTGGAGTATTAGGGATCCTAATAGGAGTACCTCTTTTTAGTATGATATATACTTTATGTGGTGGGTATATAAATAACAGGATAAAATCAAAAAATATAAATATACAAAAATAA